A genomic segment from Chanos chanos chromosome 2, fChaCha1.1, whole genome shotgun sequence encodes:
- the trpc7b gene encoding short transient receptor potential channel 7b, with protein sequence MHRRHTTLREKGRRQAIRGPAYMFNERGTSLTAEEERFLDSAEYGNIPVVRKMLEESKTLNFNCVDYMGQNALQLAVGNEHLEVTELLLKKEGLARVGDALLLAISKGYVRIVEAILGHPAFKGGLRLTLSPLEQELRDDDFYAYDEDGTRFSHDVTPLILAAHCQEYEIVHILLMKGARIERPHDYFCKCSECVEKQRRDSFSHSRSRMNAYKGLASAAYLSLSSEDPVLTALELSNELARLANIETEFKNEYRKLSMQCKDFVVGVLDLCRDTEEVEAILNGDVDQAPPTDHHRPCLSRVKLAIKYEVKKFVAHPNCQQQLLTIWYENLSGLRQQSIGVKCWTVLGVTLGLPFLAIAYWIMPCSKLGQILRSPFMKFVAHAVSFTIFLALLVLNASDRFEGVKNLPNETITDHPRQVFRVKTTQFTWTELLIMKWVLGMIWSECKEIWADGPREYIMHLWNVLDFGMLSIFVASFTARLMAFLKASKAQLYVDMHVPNSDISNASLPADVAYFTYARNKWRPSDPQIISEGLYAIAVVLSFSRIAYILPANESFGPLQISLGRTVKDIFKFMVIFIMVFVAFMIGMFNLYSYYLGAKYNPAFTTVEESFKTLFWSIFGLSEVISVVLKYDHKFIENIGYVLYGVYNVTMVVVLLNMLIAMINSSYQEIEEDADVEWKFARAKLWLSYFDEGRTLPAPFNLVPSPKSFYYLAQRTKACLIRLCKAKGHRHDNELEMGMLNLRPKLDRYRAHPHSREEHSVRKPIKHPTRYQKIMKRLIKRYVLKAQVDRENDEVNEGELKEIKQDISSLRYELLEEKSQTTGELADLIQQLSNTFSKNTKKQP encoded by the exons ATGCATCGTAGACACACTACACTGCGTGAGAAAGGGCGTCGGCAGGCTATTCGAGGCCCCGCTTACATGTTTAATGAGCGCGGAACGAGTCTTACTGCAGAGGAGGAGCGTTTCCTTGATTCGGCCGAATACGGCAACATCCCCGTCGTACGCAAGATGCTGGAAGAGTCCAAAACCCTCAACTTCAACTGCGTTGACTACATGGGCCAAAATGCATTGCAGCTTGCCGTAGGTAATGAGCATCTGGAAGTGACTGAGCTTCTCCTGAAGAAAGAAGGACTAGCACGCGTGGGAGACGCGCTCCTGTTGGCTATTAGCAAAGGTTATGTACGCATCGTTGAAGCCATATTGGGTCATCCCGCATTCAAGGGCGGACTCAGACTGACTCTCAGTCCACTTGAGCAGGAGCTTCGAGATGACGACTTCTACGCTTACGATGAGGACGGGACGCGTTTTTCCCACGACGTGACACCTCTGATTTTGGCAGCGCACTGTCAAGAGTATGAGATCGTCCACATCCTCCTGATGAAGGGCGCACGCATTGAGCGACCTCATGACTACTTCTGCaagtgcagtgagtgtgtggagaagCAGAGACGAGATTCATTCAGTCACTCCAGATCCAGAATGAATGCCTATAAGGGACTTGCTAGTGCTGCATATTTGTCACTGTCCAGTGAGGATCCGGTGCTCACAGCATTAGAACTCAGCAATGAACTTGCACGACTGGCCAACATTGAGACAGAGTTTAAG AATGAGTACAGGAAGTTGTCGATGCAATGTAAAGATTTTGTAGTAGGAGTGCTAGACTTATGTCGGGACACTGAGGAGGTGGAGGCCATCTTGAATGGAGATGTGGACCAGGCTCCGCCCACGGATCACCATCGTCCCTGCCTCAGCCGCGTGAAACTCGCCATCAAATACGAGGTCAAAAAG TTTGTAGCCCACCCTAACTGCCAGCAGCAGTTATTGACTATATGGTATGAGAATCTGTCGGGCTTAAGGCAGCAGTCTATAGGAGTCAAGTGCTGGACTGTACTGGGAGTGACTCTCGGTCTGCCCTTCCTCGCAATTGCATACTGGATCATGCCCTGCAGTAAG CTGGGTCAAATCCTGCGCAGTCCCTTTATGAAGTTTGTAGCCCACGCTGTCTCCTTCACCATCTTCCTGGCTCTGTTGGTTCTGAATGCGTCAGACCGCTTTGAGGGTGTGAAGAACCTGCCTAATGAGACCATAACGGACCACCCACGTCAGGTGTTCCGAGTCAAGACCACCCAATTCACCTGGACTGAGCTGCTCATCATGAAATGGGTCCTGG gtaTGATTTGGTCAGAGTGTAAGGAGATCTGGGCTGATGGGCCTCGGGAATACATCATGCACCTGTGGAACGTTCTGGACTTCGGAATGCTGTCCATCTTTGTAGCATCTTTTACAGCACGGCTCATGGCTTTTCTCAAGGCATCAAAAGCCCAGCTGTACGTGGATATGCACGTCCCCAACAGTGACATCAGCAATGCATCGCTTCCGGCTGATGTTGCATATTTCACCTACG ccaggAATAAGTGGCGTCCATCTGATCCTCAGATCATATCTGAAGGTCTCTATGCCATAGCTGTGGTGCTGAGTTTTTCTCGGATCGCCTACATCCTGCCAGCCAATGAGAGCTTTGGGCCGCTGCAAATATCTCTGGGCAGAACTGTCAAAGATATCTTTAAGTTCATGGTCATTTTCATCATGGTTTTTGTCGCTTTTATGATTGGCATGTTCAACCTCTACTCCTACTATCTTGGAGCCAAGTACAACCCTGCCTTTACCAC gGTGGAAGAGAGTTTTAAGACTCTGTTCTGGTCTATATTCGGCCTTTCAGAGGTGATCTCAGTGGTGCTGAAATATGATCATAAGTTTATTGAGAATATTGGATATGTCCTCTATGGTGTCTATAATGTCACCATGGTAGTGGTGCTACTCAACATGCTAATTGCCATGATCAACAGTTCCTACCAGGAGATTGAG gaAGATGCAGACGTTGAGTGGAAGTTTGCCCGTGCTAAGCTGTGGTTGTCATATTTTGATGAGGGTCGCACCCTTCCTGCACCCTTTAACCTTGTGCCTAGTCCTAAATCCTTTTACTACTTAGCACAACGCACAAAAGCCTGCCTCATTCGCCTCTGCAAGGCCAAAGGGCACCGTCATGACAATGAGCTGGAGATGGGCATGCTAAACCTACGGCCAAAG CTGGATCGATACCGAGCCCATCCACACTCAAGGGAGGAGCACAGTGTGAGGAAACCCATTAAGCACCCGACGCGCTACCAG AAAATTATGAAGAGGTTGATAAAGCGCTATGTTTTGAAGGCTCaggtggacagagagaatgatgaagTTAATGAAG gtGAACTGAAGGAGATTAAACAGGATATCTCTAGTCTACGTTACGAGCTTTTGGAAGAGAAATCTCAGACTACAGGGGAGCTGGCAGACCTGATCCAACAACTCAGCAACACGTTCagcaaaaacaccaaaaaacaaccatga